From the Sphingomonas suaedae genome, one window contains:
- the kdpC gene encoding potassium-transporting ATPase subunit KdpC has product MLTDLKTALRPALVLTALFALLLGLAYPALITGVAQLVFPHQANGSLIREGDRVIGSELLGQKFVGETYFHGRPSAAGADGYDAAASAGSNLGPTSQALIDRVTTDVAAHRTSPGQSVPADLVTTSASGLDPHISPEAALLQLDRVAAARGLKRGTVETLVRRHIETPMLGFLGEDRVNVLALNRALDRAAPQP; this is encoded by the coding sequence ATGCTCACCGACCTCAAAACCGCCCTGCGCCCGGCACTCGTGCTGACCGCCTTGTTCGCGCTGTTGCTCGGCCTCGCCTATCCCGCGCTGATCACGGGCGTCGCGCAACTCGTCTTTCCGCATCAGGCCAATGGCAGCCTGATCCGCGAGGGGGACCGCGTGATCGGCTCCGAACTGCTCGGCCAGAAATTTGTCGGCGAGACCTATTTCCATGGCCGCCCCTCGGCCGCCGGTGCCGATGGCTATGACGCCGCCGCTTCGGCCGGCTCGAACCTCGGCCCGACTTCGCAGGCGCTGATCGATCGCGTGACGACCGATGTCGCCGCCCACAGGACTTCACCAGGACAATCGGTCCCCGCCGATCTGGTGACGACCTCCGCTTCAGGGCTCGACCCCCATATCAGCCCCGAAGCGGCCTTGTTGCAGCTCGATCGCGTGGCGGCCGCGCGGGGCCTGAAGCGCGGCACCGTCGAGACGCTCGTCCGTCGCCATATCGAAACGCCGATGCTGGGCTTTCTCGGTGAGGATCGGGTGAATGTCCTCGCCTTGAACCGAGCGCTCGACCGGGCGGCGCCGCAGCCGTAA